The nucleotide window gacgacttatatatttacttttaattcattcacagtgcggtataatgagacaataacaggctacagatgcggacacacacatatatttatataaatatataccatttcagaatcaaacagagcactctcataataacgtaacactatcagagactggatatatcccccccccctctctggtcgctacaatgaggaaaataaattatgggccaaacgttttatttacaagtattaaaagtaagcagaggccaccaaaccaactgagacctgtctgtccgctgcatctacgcaccgtacaacacacctacacactgtaccacacgcacctacagctcctaaagcataatcaggctacagccgttgtgtattatgtgaagcactaaatggttttagaaaaatatcaactctttgtttgtagttatctactaaactacagcaaatacagagaataatgtaggcctgttatactgagtgatatatattatacacactgctctgctttctgcacggacctcacagctgttcggtcctcgaagtgcatttagagaaatgagatgtccttcaacatggcgcgctaaaattcatttccgggtcactaccggaggaccaaggagtcgaggagggggatttgatgaaatgagaaagggcccaggcattgcacataaataaatgtttgttGTTGTGATTTGCtcttgatttcaaatgtgtgtgtctgtgtgtcttgtAGTCCCTGCTCAGAAGTCCAGAGGTCATCCGCttcctgcagcagcagcagcagctcctggCCTCACAGAGCCGCAGCCAGGCACAGCAGCAGTTCCCGGGCTGTTGACGCTGGGCAGTTTTACCTTATTGTGATGCATAGAGAACACTGAGAAAACACTGGTACTGCATTCGTAAATAGATAGGAACCATACAGTAAAATCCCCAGCCAAACAGCCCTGCTTAAGAAAGAATAACAAGGGACATTTTAAAGGCGTGATGAGACTGCTGGACTAAACTACATGAACTGATCTAAATCACTTGAAAGATATGCATTTCTAACCATGTCTGGTGCTATCTCTCTTCTCTTGTCATTTTAATTATCGTAGTAGCATTTAATTATGAAGGCATTGTATTATAATtgtccagaggcctgtactatgcATCCAGTTCAAcatatgtttgagttacccggtttacctaatccaaaacaaacgcgctctcgctaagccgtcctacgatgctggttatcaactcggtaactcaagccagggtttctctgtccggctgagtgcgcggtcacatgaaaggggcggggttagcaacatttgaccaatcacaaacatggagaagcgtattGACAGCGCatcgtcatacttcctgaatgaaaagtgaactataatattagacatatgaagaagtgaaactttaaacatccatgacttaaacactttatccaggataaaagccacatcgctgaacctgcaaggtgaatacagctggtaaaaatgtaacactgtaagtgttgcacggccagatacggctcaagaagctgactcgGATAAGGAAatgtatgatgtgatatgaatgataatgggacacatcgaagTCTACACTCAGTGCCGCGGACTgaacgtaatgttactttgatccggttacttatgttaacTTGTGGCAggtatttaagtaagctttcttaacgctaatgttatatttgtcagattgctctgaagatgggaggtgatactctattcatgttcacgttcacacagtcagttgatttttgccggccgtatttcctgcaacggcagtttttctatatttcctttatcctgtaatatgacttgagagctttaaactccgcacactgagctctgattggtcagcaggcggtgctttcactgagttgatctcttatcctggaacctaacctgctccggagcaggttagccgttcagcataagttaccatggagatctaccccggtaagaagtgaaccagcgtcgtaggaccggaaacccagagttttccctgaagctaACTCGCTAAGCAAAAATCCGGCTTCGTATTACAGGCCTCAGTCCAAGTCATTCAGATGTAGAAACCTCAGGCCATCAAAATTACCTGAGTTTAATTGTATTCTCCTGTATTTTCTTTTTCATAACTGAAAAAACATTTCTTTGTTTTGTGTGATAATTGTTTTTCGCTAAGTTATTACTCGctttgtttttaatgttttttcttGAAGTGTTGTTACATGGgacaatcgtgtgtgtgtgtgtgtgtgtgtgtgtgtgtgatgcatgTCTGGAGCCTCCTTTTCGTTACATGTGGTTTTCAGGATTTGTTTTTAACCCAAGATTGTATATCCCTGTTTATCTGACACTGTTGCACAAACAGTAAATTCTAACTGTACTGAAAGGAACACAAACCATGATTGGTGGGGGGAATAATTGTCATGCTAGCCCTGTTTTACTGTACTTTGTGTTTGCTATGTTTTTAAGTTGAAGTGTGTATCCTGCTGTGAATATAGGAGTAAAATGATGACCAAAATGTGATGCTTTGTTTAACAAGAAGGAAATAGCTGTATAAATGTGGATtcttaaagaaaaaaaatcaacTTTAATGGAACACGAGCAAACAGTACATGAAGTCACATGGAAATACATTACATACAATCGTAATAACATTTACAACATGTAATAACAAGTCTTTGAGTACCTACAAATATATCCcacttttacttgtaatggaGTGCAGTTAACATTCCAATGAGCACAAAGAGTGCTTTATCTGTCTTACCGAAATTAGGTAACACTTGATCATTTAAGTACATGTGCTGAAAATGTGTTCATGAAATCCAATCCATGGTAGGTTTCAGTTATGCGGCAGAGGTAACTGATattttagaccaggggtgtccacattttcaccgagggccacatacagacaaatatacgaagggctgggccactcaaTAGAGGTGAGGTATACTGCCTcataagttaaaggtggggtaggtaactttggagaaaccagctcgagtgcgctagaatttgaaaatacacagccgggaaaaatctgccacttccttacagagcccctcctccaacacacgaacgcgcacatgaccaatgagggcacgagataagtttgtgcacagatggaaggctgacaggcaggtaggccatccagttacatcccagctctccatagggtttcaattattttgttggcagctcattccttaaaacaggaGCCCGAGATCGCTTATCATAAGAGGAAATAGGAAGGgtttatttcaagcttgttatgaaAATAAGtgattgggcttttttcttatcaacttaatttttttagaaaaaaatttcaactttaattgactgaatttatttgaaaagcgtgcttattaacacatgattactactgtgtaatatctGTTTTCATCTATATGTAAGAAGTTcaagacaagcacaagtttcaaTTGAGGGCCATActccattatacttttttaatttgttgAGGGCCGTTTCAAAATGGCCCACGgtccgcatttggcccccgggccgtagtttggacacccctgtttTAGACATTTAGATGTCAATAGAAGCGCCTTTGGACAGAAAACCCGGACAAAGCAGAACATACAGAATACACGACTACCTGTGTGAGAGACGGTATGTTATGACACTGAAGAGATGGGGTTGTGCGGGGAGCCCATCTGGGTGAGGACCTTGTCCAGCCACTGCAGGGGCCCGTGCAGATGTACCTCGATCCAGCAGGGGGTGCTGGTGACATCTTGCCGGTGGTATTCGGCACCCCAGCCCTGAGGAGAGGATATCCATAAATCTTTGCTGTGCATGCTGACAGTTCAGTTAatgattcaaatgaatgggtGCTAAGTGACCAAGTGGAATCCTTACTCATGTACAGGATTTGACAAGCTCAACATCACATTAAGTCCAAAATAACTGCATATTAAGTTACGGTGAGAAACTTTTAGTAGATATCCAACACTTTTTATTAAGCCTTAATGATACCTATACGTAAAACTGCAGGCAATAGGGTCACCTATTGCATTTCTGTGTCTTCATTTGGCTTATTCTCAACAGTTTAATTGATCAAGAAAAATCAGTACCGAAAGATTTGAGAAAGATCTAAATATGACGAAAAAATACCATGAAAGGCTTGTTGAAAAAAGTCATGCAAAAAGTCACAGTATAGTATGTTGACATTTTCTTTTATAAAAGTATGTagaaaaatatgaaaaagtAATACTATGATGTGTTGAAAAATTTCCTAGTAAAGTATGTCAACAAATTTATTGTataattaatacaaaaaaaaagtataatttTGATAATATCATGAAAACGTCATATGTtggaaaaaaagtcatattataGTTTACAAATAGGAAAAAAGCTCAAGTATAATTACAAATGCAATTGCAATTAATTGAATGAGAAAGCTCAGTACCTTAACAAAGCTCATGCGGATGGTGCACATCTTGGTGAGCTCATAGACAACCTCAAAGCCGTGGTTGACCGACTGGGCGAGGAGCTGGGCAAACAGCTGGTTGTTGAAGATCTTGAGGCTGCAGCCGCTGGGAATCTTACACACAGTGGTGGTGTGGAAACCATGCTGGAAATTACAGTTGCGGCTCTGGACGAAGATACTGCTGTCGCTCAGACACTCTGCGTACACCTCGCCGCCCACATAGTACAGGTGTAAACCTGACAGGAACGGAGGAGGAAAATCAAGTTACATCCAAATTGATTCACGACTTGCCTGTTGACAATAATACCCCGGTCCTTTTACTGTGGTCCAACCATGTCAAAAGCACAAAAAACAGATTTGATCCAAGAAACCATGTAATGAAAGATTTACATATTCAATCACTTCGTCAAATACAGAAACTGTGTGTTTTTCAATGTTGCCAAACCACAAGGGCATCTATGCTTGTAAATGAGGAATGTCTGAAAAGTTTAATTAGTGTCTGTGATTTCAGGACCAACTTCCCTAAACCCTTTGTGACACCCCTATCATTCGAAACCACAGAATGCACATTTTACTGTAACACAGAGCAGCTCGATGTCTTTCCAACAAAGACAGGCTTTCTAAACTCTTTTACCATCAGGAAAAATAACTTTAGCATAAAGGATCCATCACAAGGATGCAAGCTGAGTCTAAAGTCTGAGGTAATTAGATTGCTTAAAAAAGAACACAAGAATATTAATCCATAAAATAAATTGTGCCAGTTGTTTGGATTTATCTTTGCAAACAACATCTCAGTTTTTGCTTACACCCAAAGTATGATGGGCACAGTCCATACAAAGTGCATAATTCAAAGTCCTGGGCTGTGATATAAATAACCTTCACGATTGGTACAGCCTACCTTTGCCTATGTGCCTGCGTGTGTGTTCGATGGTGGAGTTGCGGTTGACATTGGATAGCAGGCCGAGGCAGAAGCGGTTCTTGTTGTTGGAAGGGTCTGTGAAGCCGTCCACCAAGACGCTGCGGGACGACGCGTGGAACGTCTCCCCAACCCGGTTGTTGAGCTCGTAGTAAGCAACCGAGCACCAGTACTCTGGCTCCTCATAACATACGGGCCTTAAATCTAAAAAGAGGAACACAAGAAAGGTTTACATTAAGGATGAAATATCCTATGATGGAGTGTTAGTCATACAAAATCTCTTAAATTAGACACATTTGTATAATCTCATGGTATACATTGCTTGTTACCTAGTATGAATACATACTATTAGATTATATGCAATTCTATTTTCTCTCTTCTAGTGTGAAGTTACCTGTGTGTGGAGCAGAGAATGTGAGTTTGAGTGTTTCTGTGGAGTTATTGGGCTTCACATCGTCTTGAGGACTCGTCTCCATCATGCTGTACGGAGGTGGGGGAGTCTCGGCTGGAAAAGCACGTCACAAACACAAGAAAGTGGGAAAGTAATGAATGTTTACTCATTGGAGACTTGGATCTCCTGCCACAAAAAGTGTTCCCCTGCCACAAAAACATCAACACTTCAAGTTTTAGCTTGCTTGTTTTGATTCCTACCTGTGATGTGGTACGGACTGCCAGGCTCTGCTGAGCTGTTGGGGGAGTCGGGGTAGCTCTGTGAAGTGGGAGACTGGATGTGGGAGGAAGAaggggaggaggagaaagaggggCAGGGCAGCACAGGGAAGGAGTCTGGGTAGGTGGCGTTCTGGGGCATGAGAGGCTCTGTGTGCAGGGAGGCGTTCCTGAACTTTGCCAGTAAACTGTGTTGAGGGTTGAACTCGCTGTGGCGCGGGACCAGAACAGGTGGAAGCACTGAGAGAGGACGAGAGAAAAAGGTAGAGAGGGATCGaatttagagagagagagagagcatgaGCCAGATGCTGTTATAAAAGATCATATTACTGTAAATCCTTTTGGCTTGGGAACACTGTATTAGATCAAATGTCCTGTCCCGGTTTGGGAGCCCACAAAAGCCTTACTGTTATGATATTAAACCTCAACAATGATTTCATTTTTGTTCAGCAGGCAGGAAAGATATCTTGTGCTAATGTGTTTACCTGGGGTCTCCACGCGCCTGTAGTGGTACGGGTTGACGCAGATGTCTTTCTGCTTGGAGCCGAAAGCGAACTCGCAGCACTCCAGCGCTTTCAGCTCGTGGTGGGACTGCAGGTCGGGCCAGCGCCACACCCTGCAGTAGATGACGTGGGGCAGCCCCTTCCTGTGGGACACCTGCAGCCTGCCGTCCAGAGAGCGAGGAATTGTCACGCACTTGCCTGCGGGATTCAAATGAAAAAGCAAGGAGTTCAACACAGCTTGAGAAATGACAGATTGTGTTGCGTGCTAAAGATTTGGTATTTTTACATGAGTGCAAAAAAAGTATTTATCAAGCAGTTTGTAGGAGCCATTTATGTTTGACAGTATCTACAGTCAACTTAAAGGAAAATCTACAAGGTGAAAGAACACTATCACCTTTATTTACTTTATGTCTATTATGTTACTACTTATACCAAATGTCTAGCTTAACCTGTTCTGATGGTCTTGCATTGTAAGTAACAATCCATGATTTTGTAAATCGGGTTTTTACATAAATGATTATCAGACAAGTAAAATATCCCTATTAAGCTTTTAgttatatgttttatgtttataGAGCAGCTCAAAAATGTGAAACACCTACAAATAGATAATGTTATTAGAACTACTAGGACCATAAGGAGAAAATAGACAACATTACATTcagaaacataacatatttcctTTGTAAATAATGTTAAGGCCCGTCAAGATTTGGACCCACTGGATGGGGTCCTACCTCCAGAATGAGAACCACTGGATTAGACTACTACTGGATGTTTGACACTCACTAGGTTGCCCAGGGCAGCTGAGGGCTCTTTCCAGCTCCTCCATGgcccccttcttcttcttcagtttCTTCACTAGAGAATCCACAGCCTTTTCGGCCCACTTCTCCTCCTCATCCCCTTGTTTCCAGCCGAGCAGGCGCTTCACTGCCGGGCTGGTGAAGGAGAAGAGGGATGTAATGGAGGTAGAGGTGTTCATTATGAGATGAATGAATGGGTGCCGAGATGAGGTGTTGTATGCTGTCAGAGGGATGAGAGTTCCCCTGAGGACAGGAGGGACAAGGGCAAAGAAGTCGGGACCGAAGTATGGATCAAAGAGGGAGGGCGATAAGTCTGTGTAAACAGAGGCTGCTTTTTGTATCCCGCTGTTACTTCCGAGGAGTTGAACTCCCCCCAGTGTGGCTAAATCTCCACTCTGTGTTGGCACAGAAAGGATCCGGTAGCTCTGGATCCGAAGCCTTCTGCAGGGAAGGTTATTCCTCACTCAGTCAGAGATCCAGGTCAAGTTTCAATCAACtggcaagagaagagagagatagTATTAACTGTTACTTTAGCTTAAACAGATGCAAGGTTGGAGAAAAAGTATAGTGGTTTTGTAGAATAGACGTTGGAGTTAGTTTGTAAGGGAAATTCAGCCAGTAAAATCTAAGCCATTAGCTAAATCTACTCAAATATAACGCTCTGGGCATTAGAGGTGGACTTTCATGATAAGGAGTCTGAGGACAATGATACACAGAGACCATGGCTGCATCAAACTGATATCCCAAGCTGCTCAACAAGGCTATTATTCTATGTGGAGAAACTCAAGCACCCAAAACTGTTTCAGAAAGTACAGTGCAAGATGGCCAAGCTCATTTCTAGATTCACCAACAATGAGGAATGTCCTTTCTGGCCTCCGTTTCTATGATCATGCCACTGACGCCCAGGAGCCATACTGTCTGGCCAGAACACATCACAGGACAGGAgggggagaggaagagagagagggagggagggaggcagacagggagggagggagggagagaggagaaaGCTCTCCATGTCTTTATTTCTTCTAAACCACCTAGTTTTTAGATGGACAGAAAGAGACAACGAACGTAAATATTTCCCACTATATTTAGATTACCCAATTAAAATCAGCGAACCCATGTGCGCTCATCACTCCAACAACACCATCTTAACACAACATCACTCAAAGTTTCCAAAAGTAATCATTCAGAGAAGTCTGGGAAGTAAGGGTCATGCCATACTTGTTTTATCTCCAAAAACGTCCTGCAGTAACGACGTCTGTCCCAAAGTTTTTGTAGTAAGTCAGTTTATAAACTCTCTTTCTgctcttgtttgtttgtgtccATTTAATAAGAACTCACACGGGCAAGTCGTTTATAAAACATAAACTGGAGACGCTTTCACAACAGCACCATATCAATGCGCAACATACCCACATTAAAGGTTCCACTAAAATCCAAGACTCTCAAAAAAGATAGAACCAAACAAATGCACCAATGTTATAATAGTGAATCATCATAGACCTACTTGTTGTCCTAGGCTTATGTGACCTACACTGGTTTCCCGCAGTCAAAGCAGACAGCTGGCGTTTACAATGACAGCAAAGCGCAGGAGCTCGTGCGCATCAGTCTGCCGCTGGTGCTTTATGGAGCCTGGCGTCACTCAGTCTGCATGCTCAGATAGGCTAATTACCTAATGCTTTATCACCAAGTCACCCCTTCCTAAAAAAGTAAACACGCCAGCTTCCTACTAGGACTACAATGTGTCATTTTGCCCTTACAAAATCCAGGATCTGCCTCAACCCCTAGACACACATCGATCTTGGTAGCCTACTATACAATTTGTGATCAGGAGTTTGGCATCCAAAATCATCCTAGTGTAATTACATGTCCCTAAAGCTGTATTCAACAAGTCAAGTAGCCTACGTGTATAGACCCGGAATACACTTTTAGAAATATAAACGTATGATCAAAAAAGCAGTTTAGAATAATTCACTCTAGCACTGATTTATTCTAAGATATGTTTCTAAACGCAGTTACGTCTGTCCTATGGGAATAATAGCCTACCTGAATATTAATTCGACAAAACGTTGCCAGACAGTTGGCTACCTTTGAGCAAACTTTTTGTAGTATAACACCCATAACAGTATTACACTTGTCAACAAATCCACAACAacacaggaaataaaaaaacaaatttgAATTCTGGAAATATAGCCTCCGATAAATGTTTATTTACTCACCTCTGTTGTGATAACAAGTGCACTGCAGACAGGCTCGCGTGTGTGGAGACTTCCCTGTCTGTAGTAGGTCGAGCAGACTGAAACAGCaaaggtgtgtgtatgtgtgtatgtgtgtgtgttgatgtggaAAGGGTCAAGTCACCCTTGATAGCATTGGCATCCAGTTAGacctttcaaaataagagcgcTCTTGGCTAAATATAGCTTTTGTCAGTAACgacaaaaaaaagtatccaaGTCGATGCTTGTGTCATAAGCATAGTCTGTATATTTTAAAATGACATCATAGACCATACAAAATGGGAAAATAGCTTGCAACATGTAGGTCGATGCCAATTAGAAcagtaaaaaagaaaacaattgaGGTGCAGCCATACATTAAATTAACAGGATACTTACAAAGGATTTTACATAGAAGTAAAACTCGTTCAAAACTCTCAAAACAGTACAAACGAGGATAACACTCAGTGTTTAAAATGAGTTGAGTGTTCCTTTAAAAATGGTTTTGCAGTTTTACTTTCTTTGGTGTTGAAGCAACATAATACATGTTATGTTTAGAAATAAGTAACCTATGTAGGCTATTCATTGGGCTGCTATATGTTTTACTTCGTTTGAGTGAGCAAGAGGTCTAAAATGAACACAGTCACAATGCTGACTCCTTACCCAATTGGTTATGTGGGTCAAGTATTGGATCTccgcttttattgtgaaggtaCTGACTCGGTACTTCGCGGTATTGTGCTGGTAGTCTGCGGATGTGTTGACGCAGCGCAGGTCTGGAGAGCCCGGAGCCTCCGCTCCTCAGCAGCCGAGCGCCACACAGCCTCGGCGGCGTCAGCCTGGCTGGAACCGCAGCGCCTGCATGAAAGATCCCTCCGCCTTCACACTCCTGGAACTTTCCCAGAATTTCAGGCATTTCAGATCCAGGCCCCGCTGAGCCAGTCTCTCATCACAGCTGGCTCTAACTAACGCAGGCCGGGAagaaaacaatcacacctgttCACCTTTCCGGACTACTCGCATGAAGACATCCCTGCAGAACAAATAATTAATCCatcttgttgttgtttgtgtttttcgTAACTTAAAGTTTACAGCAGGTTACATTGTTTGCTAATTGTATATTAGATTGTACCTACTGGATgtttaaattaattaaattcACTTTTGTatgcaaatgtaaaaaaaaacgacCAACTCCTAGAGGGATCTAGGAAAATCTAACATTAACTCAGTATTCCGGATAAACGCCGATTACTTTCATGTGTAGgcgcacatgcacacagaatacACCTGTAGCCTATAACAATCAACATGAGGGGTATTTTCCTCTCATCTGCCTTTGTCTCCGAGAGCTAAAACGTGTGGTGAAAAAAGGCTTTATATTTTCTTTCTCCCGCTTTTTAAAGTCGAGGTTGTTTCATCATCCATTGTACAGAGGTCTTTCTCATTGCGGATGGATACGATCCTTTATTGGGAGTGCCGTGTCTAGTCCAGTTAATGACGCAAGCCCGGCTGGCGACAGTGAGTCTACAAGTTTGACATTTTCAGTTTACAACAACTGCTGCGGAACGTAACAATACTCCCAACACGAAGGGAAGGACTCTGGGGATCCTGTCAAAAACCGTATGACTGTTTTTTTCCACCTAACACCAGGTGGATCATCAAAATGCACCAGCAGGATCAACTGTCCCACAAATAGGTGGGGGTCTGTCAGAGACAATTATTTCCAAAGGCTGGCGCGTGGACACACAGGGGACACGCGAGGAGGTCCAAGGGCAAAACCAGGAGAAGTATAGACTGAGAGTTTTTTTCAAGGTGTACAACTGAACTGACAGGAAAACAGAACAGCCAAATAACGAGTGCTTCGGTTGGCATCACCCTCCCCACCTGTATTAATTAAGCTTTGTCTAATACAATAAACGCTCTTAATGTTTCTTTGACTTCAAGTTTTAAGAGTATTGATTATCTATAGGCATCACAGTGCACAGATCAAAGAAGACCCTCCTCGTGTACATCTCGTCACATTTGCGCTAGAGACTGCAGTGGAAGGAAACGAGAACAGAGCAGCCAGATCATGATACATGTCCCCGTGCAGTCTGGTCGAAGAGGGCAGACAGACATGCACAAACAGGATGCTCTCCCCGGGGCCCCGAGAGGCCCGAGAGACATCCGCAGCAGCACGAGgcacaagagaaaaagcattatgAAGAACTTCATTTACTCAGACCGCAAAAAAGCCTACTGGGCGCTCTCCAGTGACTTAGACACGTCTGCATGAGTTTCAGTAGACAGGAAAAGGAATTTATTTGGTGATAAATGCAATACAGGGTTTCCCCACTCTTTTATCCCAAGGACAGGCCAAACTCATGACCATGCCCCCCCCTTAAAGCAAATTGTTTTACAACTGATTCCAGAGGACTTTCTCACGATTTGAGCTGTATATCATTTAATAAAGAATTATATAAACTGCGGGTGAGTCAGATACTGTAGATTTATCATAATATTTAACAGCTATATTCCTGAGCCCATCTCCCTCTGAAGGATGCGTGATAATTTAGTGACACATAGTCACACTGTGATAAGATAATGCATCTGTTTTTCTGTTGTAtttagaacacacacacacacacacacacacacacacacacacacacacacacacacacacacacacacacacacacacacacacacacacacacacacacacacacacacacacacacacacacacacacacacacacacacacacacacacacacacacacacacacacacacacacacacacacacacacacacggcgttGTGTGTGACTGTAAACAATCGAAGCTGGCTTGTACAAGATCACAGCTCAAGTCAACAAACTCTTTGTTTTAACAAACAAGTGACACTGCAATTAACCCCTTGAGCTTTGCGATTTGGAAAAAGCAGTCACATCATCTCCAGCACAGCTCTTGCTGGTCCAGAACTCTGCAGCAAAGCTCATACTCTCTGCTGATGTCATGTGACATTTGGTTAAAGATTTATAGAACAGATTTCTGGCTTCATGGTCATTTTGCttttgcttctcaaacagtCTCTCACAAGGTTTTATAGAAGCCAAATGAGTACAGTATTAAAATCACTATTTCTTTTTTTACGTTTTCTTCATTTTATAACTTGCCGTTTGGGCACTTAAACACATTTTATATAGTTTTCTCCATCGTTAATAATTGTTCTATATTTATGAATCTTTGTATTTTTCCGACTGACTAACTTACTAAATGTTGCAGCTGTTAGTAGGTTAGTAATGATTATCAAATCATAAATCAAtggcatgttttattttggttcaaGTCATCCAGCCCATACACCCACAATCCCTCCCTTTTGAAAATCGTATATAGTAACATTCATTCTACGTGTGAGAATAATAACACACAGATGATCTGATCCTTCCCATTTCACAACTCTCTCTCACTTACAGCTGATTGGCCACAAAATAATCATTAAGTAACAACGATCAGTCATACAGACGTTCTGTAAGCCGTGGCAACAGAAAAGTGCATGTAACGGCGGCCATCACAAGCCAAAATCCACATTTTACAAAAGGCAGGAGAACTCACAACTGTGtcaaatgatgtgaaatactGCTCTTTGTTCTCTGTGGCGGATTACAGTAATAATGCACACAGTTGTTGATCCCACCTCATCCATAGGTTTGATGGCACTCTCAAAAGGCCATCTCTAAGACACCAGGGCTTTTCTGATTGG belongs to Pseudochaenichthys georgianus chromosome 14, fPseGeo1.2, whole genome shotgun sequence and includes:
- the smad9 gene encoding mothers against decapentaplegic homolog 9 is translated as MNTSTSITSLFSFTSPAVKRLLGWKQGDEEEKWAEKAVDSLVKKLKKKKGAMEELERALSCPGQPSKCVTIPRSLDGRLQVSHRKGLPHVIYCRVWRWPDLQSHHELKALECCEFAFGSKQKDICVNPYHYRRVETPVLPPVLVPRHSEFNPQHSLLAKFRNASLHTEPLMPQNATYPDSFPVLPCPSFSSSPSSSHIQSPTSQSYPDSPNSSAEPGSPYHITAETPPPPYSMMETSPQDDVKPNNSTETLKLTFSAPHTDLRPVCYEEPEYWCSVAYYELNNRVGETFHASSRSVLVDGFTDPSNNKNRFCLGLLSNVNRNSTIEHTRRHIGKGLHLYYVGGEVYAECLSDSSIFVQSRNCNFQHGFHTTTVCKIPSGCSLKIFNNQLFAQLLAQSVNHGFEVVYELTKMCTIRMSFVKGWGAEYHRQDVTSTPCWIEVHLHGPLQWLDKVLTQMGSPHNPISSVS